The proteins below are encoded in one region of Myxococcales bacterium:
- a CDS encoding DUF4112 domain-containing protein — translation MKEDWLSRLVALLDDGYRIPGTKIYFGWDSLLGFLLPVVGDWLGALVSLVLVGVAIKKKLPWRIVARMLANIIFDAVLGMLPLIGDYFDLLFKTNRRNLKLLRGHLDNDASA, via the coding sequence ATGAAAGAGGATTGGCTTTCGCGGCTCGTGGCGCTTTTGGATGATGGCTATCGTATTCCAGGTACCAAGATCTATTTTGGTTGGGATAGTTTGCTTGGCTTTTTACTGCCCGTCGTCGGTGACTGGCTTGGAGCGCTTGTTTCATTGGTGCTCGTGGGGGTAGCTATCAAGAAAAAGTTGCCATGGCGCATTGTTGCTAGAATGCTTGCGAATATTATCTTCGATGCGGTTTTAGGAATGCTGCCGTTGATCGGTGATTATTTTGATCTGCTGTTCAAGACGAATCGACGAAATTTGAAGTTGCTCCGTGGGCATTTAGATAACGACGCCTCGGCATAG